A segment of the Gemmatimonadaceae bacterium genome:
GCATCGCATGCACCCAGTGACCGGCGCCGATCGACGTGCAGTCGCCGTCGCCCATCGTCACGAAGACGGTCAGTTCCGGGCGGTGGAGCTTGATGCCCGTCGCCACCGGCAGCGCGCGGCCGTGCAGGCCGTGGAAGCCGTAGGTCTTCATGTAGTGCGGGAGGCGGCTCGAGCAACCGATGCCCGAGACCATCATCGTCTGCTCGGGGACCAGTTGCTCGGCGGCGAGCAGGCGCTGCACCGCGGTGAGCACCGAGTGGTCGCCGCAGCCGGGGCACCAGCGCGCGCGGGCGCCCTCGTACTCCGTCATCTCGTAGTGGTGGTCCTCATGCTGGTCGAGGACAGGGAGCAATCCACAGGTGTAACTCACGCGGCACCTCCACGCGGCAGGCGGCCGCGAATGGCTTCGACAATCGACATCGGGCGAAGCGGTTCGCCCGGCACGCGGCCCCAGCAATCCACGTCCACGAGGGTCGCGTTGCGCAGCAGGATGCTCAGCTGGCCGCGCCGGCGGTTCTCCTCGGTCACGTACGGGTCGCCCATCTCGTCGGAATAGTTGATCTCGACGGTCATCACCTTCTTGAACTTCTTGAAGACGTCCTTCAGGCCCGGCTCGAGGGGCGAGAGGAAGCGCAGGTGCAGCGCCGAGACCTTCAGGCCTTCCTTGCGCGCGCGGTCCACTGCTTCCTCGATGGCGCCCTTGGTGCTCCCCCAGCCGACGACGAGCAGGTCACCCTTCTCCTCGCCGTAGACCTTGGGCGTCTGCATCAGGCTCTGCAGCACGGCCAGCTTGCGGCTGCGCATCGCCGACGAGTGCTGATGGATGTCGGAGCTGTAGGCGACCTTCGAGCGATCGTCATGCGAGAGGCCGGTGAGCGTGAACATGCCGCCCGGGCGCCCCGGAATGATGCGCTCGCTGAGCCCCGTTTCCTTGTTCCAGTCGTAGGCCTTCTGCCCCTCCTTCACCGGGGCCAGGTCGAGCGGCGCGGCCTGCCACTTCTCGTCCAGCGCGGGCTTGGGCCACGGCGCGACACCCGTCGCCAGGTTGGCGTCGGTCATCACCATCACCAGCGTGCGGAACGTCTCGGCGAGACGCCGCGCGGTGATCATGATGTGGAAACACTCTTCAATGGTTGCGGGCGCCATCACGATGTGCGGCGCGTCGCCCGTCTGGCCGAAGATGGCGGCCAGCAGGTCCGACTGCTCCACCTTGGTCGGCAGGCCCGTGCTGGGACCGCCGCGCTGGACATTCACGAGCACCAGCGGCGTCTCGGTCATCACGGCCAGGCCGAGGAACTCGGTCTTCAGCGCCATGCCCGGGCCGGAGGTGATGGTGAAGGCCACCTTGCCCGCGTACGAGGCGCCGATCGCGACGCCCGCGGCGGCGATTTCGTCCTCCGCCTGGTGCACGATGCCGCCGAACTTCTCGAACACCTCCGAGAGGTAGTGCGAGACCGAGGTCGCCGGCGTGATCGGGTACATCGCGCACAGCTCCATCCCCGAGGCGATGGCGCCCATGCCGATGGCCTCGTTGCCGTTCATCACGACGAGCGCCTTCTCCGACGGATGCGTCGGGATCTCGACGCGGAAGTCGATGTTGTCCTCGGCCCAGTGATAGCCCAGCTCGAGGAGGGCGACGTTGGAGGTGTAGACCTCCTCGCTCTTCTTGCGGAAGGCGTGGGCGATCTGC
Coding sequences within it:
- a CDS encoding 2-oxoacid:acceptor oxidoreductase subunit alpha; translated protein: MSASATAAPAPPKVLRVSEHTVEIVSDSGEGAQKCGQIFGAVSAKMGNGVWTVELIPAEIQPPPRVPEGASGNRIRVGEHAVTNWGDRTNLVIAFNEQVLLARHRVDALADDAVLLIEDKWARSEDADIVAQWDAAMKELSSKHYRIIPVAMDDQCLTIVDNPRKGKNMFALGLLARVYGRDMELIKAQIAHAFRKKSEEVYTSNVALLELGYHWAEDNIDFRVEIPTHPSEKALVVMNGNEAIGMGAIASGMELCAMYPITPATSVSHYLSEVFEKFGGIVHQAEDEIAAAGVAIGASYAGKVAFTITSGPGMALKTEFLGLAVMTETPLVLVNVQRGGPSTGLPTKVEQSDLLAAIFGQTGDAPHIVMAPATIEECFHIMITARRLAETFRTLVMVMTDANLATGVAPWPKPALDEKWQAAPLDLAPVKEGQKAYDWNKETGLSERIIPGRPGGMFTLTGLSHDDRSKVAYSSDIHQHSSAMRSRKLAVLQSLMQTPKVYGEEKGDLLVVGWGSTKGAIEEAVDRARKEGLKVSALHLRFLSPLEPGLKDVFKKFKKVMTVEINYSDEMGDPYVTEENRRRGQLSILLRNATLVDVDCWGRVPGEPLRPMSIVEAIRGRLPRGGAA